The genomic stretch CTGGTAATACATTGACCACCCGTCCTTTAAAAAAAGACCCGAGTAATCCACGTTCCCCTGTCCGTTCTGCTGCGTACTCAACTACCTTGCCTCTCTCCAAAAGTGCCATTTGCGTTATGTTCGGTTGGCATTGTACAATCATTTGTTTCATGGCTTCACCTCTAGAGACTTTTAAAAAAGGAAAATAATAGCGACTGAACGTTCACTTATTTTGTAAATTACCCCTTTTTCTCGAAATATGACTCAATAATGCGCTGTTCCGGCAAAATACCTATGATCTTGCCCCTAGCATTCATGACATAGATCATATGATATTTCTCTCTCTTAAATAAACGCAAGATTGTATCTAAAGGTTTCGCAGGTATCGAAATTATTGGCTGTGCAAGACTAGCAGAGGATAAATGATAAGCAAATAACTTATCTCTATTAACTAAAAACCGAACAAATCGGTAAGGAATATTGCGATAATCTTCGATCCCCGAATAGAGTAAAAAGCATCCCATCAGCAGGATATTTAATTCTATTTTACCTGACTCCTTCATAATAAGCGGGGACAACGAGATAATAATCATGACGACACTAGCGACAATGCTGAGCCTGTAAGTAATAACGAGTGTTTTGTAATAAGGAAGAAATAAACTGATCAAAGCCTGAGCGATTTTCCCTCCGTCAAGCGGAAGAATAGGGAGAAGATTAAACAAGGCAATGATCGCATTCGCCTGAATAAAATAAATCAAAAACTCTCCATCCCACCAGTGTAGGCTGAGCATTCCAACTGCTGCTCCCATCATAATTACATTCTGAAGAGGTCCGGCTAGTGAAATGAGGATTTCTTTTGCCGCTGTTAAATCACCTCTGTCCTCAATGACAGCAACACCGCCAAACGGCAGCATCTGGATAGATCTTACCTGAATACCGAGAAGTGCTGCTGCTGATGCATGTCCTAATTCATGAATAAACACAATCACAAATAAAGTGATGAGTTCAATAAACTGTCCCGTGGCAACAGACAGCATCATTAGGAGAACGAATACCGGATGCATGGACAGCTGAACACCCATCACATTAATCAAATGATATCACTTCCGTCGGATCAATATAGGTGTCTCCTTCTTTCAGTGCAAAATAGAAAGTTTGATCCTGCTTCGAAGTACTTGCCGGGATTTGACCTATGAGATCTCCCTCTTCGACCCAAGAACCCACGGTTAACTTGGTTTCTTCCAGACGACCATAAATACCAGTAAGTGTTGCTGTGTGCTGAATGACGATCGTAGTTCCCGCCTCGGGACTGTTACTGACTTCAATAACCCGTCCTGCATCCATACTTTGTACTTGCTGAATTCCTCCCCCATTCGAATCGGGTACAATCTCAATCCCCTTCATCGTAATCGCAAACGGCTGCGCAATGGTTCCCTGTATCGGGGCCATATATTTGCGCGAGGCAGAAACTTTTAGCGGGGATGGATCATCATTTTGAAAGATCGGAAGAAAAGAAGGAGCGCCTCCAAAGTGTTCTGTATACCATACTGCAGCTGAAGAAAAATCCATCTCGCGGTGGAGACTATCAGCAATAAACAGTTTGGCTGGCTGTAGAAAAGAAACATCCCACTTGAATGCTCCCATGACTGCTCCAAATAATATCACACTGACAGCAAGCCTCCTTACAAAACCTCTCCTAAATCCACCAGAACGGACGGGAGGACTTTCTTCAGGCAGTTCACCCCAGCCTCGATATCCCTGTTTCCATAGAATTTCCGGGTCCCGTTCTTCCTCTGTTTGATCTGTTTGATCTATTCGCTCATATGGGAAAAGCCGCTCAGCCGGCTGTTCAAAAGGCTGCTGTTTCTGCTGCAATCCTTGTCCTGTTAATTCAAACCCCAGTAAATTCTTTTCCGGATGGCTTGTCTCGGATTCAAGAAGCTCCCTAATGCGTTCTTTTCTTCGTTCTTTTATATTTTGTTTGATATCCATATTCAGTCCTCCTAGTGAGGTATACTTCCACTATTTGATTTTATGAGCTGGAACAGATGAATATGAACAAGCCTTCTTTTTATATCAAAAAAAGGCACTAGAGCTTTTAAGCTCCAATGCCTTTTAATCATTCGCAAACCATCGCTTTTATATCATTTATCTCAGTGCCGACAAAAATACGAGAACGATCAAAAATAGACCCATCCCGTAAATACAGCACAATATTTAAGTACTCACGAAGATGAACAACATAAGCAGATATATTAAACATAATCAGAAACATGCAAACATAAGTTTGGCCGTTTCTTTTGAGCCGACCCGCTATTAACCCATCCCGAAAAATTTCTTAAAGCGTGTAAACACACCTTTTTTCTGTTCAAGCATCATAAGCGGAACCGTATCACCAAGAATCCGTCTTGCTATGTTACGATACGCCATAGCTGCCTGCGAATCAGGATTCATAACCGTTGGTTCACCTGAGTTAGCTGCTCTAATCACAAGTTCATCATCAGGAACAATTCCAATAAGGTCAATGTTTAACACTTGAAGAATACTATCAATATCTAGCATATCGCCTGATTTGACCATATTATTACGAATTCGATTGACCACAAGTTTAGGAGATTTCACATGCGAACTTTCAAGCAGACCGATCACTCTATCCGCATCACGTACAGCCGCATTCTCAGGAGTGGTTACAACAATCGCCTGATCTGCTCCTGCAATCGCATTTTTGAATCCTTGCTCAATTCCAGCCGGGCAATCGATAATGACATATTCAAAATCTTTTTTCAGTTCTAACACGATATCTTTTACCTGGTCGGGGGATATCGAATTTTTATCTTTGGTCTGTGCAGCAGGAAGCATATATAGTTCATCAAAGCGCTTATCTTTGACTAATGCTTGTCCTAATCTACACCGGCCCTCAGCCACATCTACCAGATCATATATAATCCGATTTTCAAGGCCCATAACAACATCTAGGTTGCGAAGTCCGATATCTGTATCTACCAGACATACCTTCTTGCCCAGTAAGGCAAGAGCGGTGCCTATGTTGGCGGAAGACGTTGTTTTTCCAACGCCGCCTTTCCCTGAAGTGACAACAATCGCCTCTCCCATGTATGCTACACCCCTTTAAACGCGTTAAAATCACGGTGCAAACGAACGATATTACTCGTCTTGTCGATCTGCATTTGTCCGTTCTGCAAGTAAGCAAACTCCATTCCCGCTTCACGCTTCTCCCATTCATCCGGAGGACGGCTGATAACCTCTGCAATTCGCAGTTGAGTCGGAGCAAAATGCGCGGCACTAATGATTGCTTCTTCATCACCGGCGCTTCCAGCATGAGCCATCCCGCGCAGCGCACCCATAATAAATATGTGACCTGTACAGCTGACGGTCCCGCCTGGATTAACGTCTCCAAGTAATAGAAGGTTACCCTCATGATGTAAAACTTGACCCGACCGAATAATCCCAGTGATGGTCGTAATCGCTTTTGCATCGTTATGGTCATTCTTAGCATCCGGAGACTCAATGGAACGGATCAGCAGATTACCTTTCTTTTTCAAAATTTGAAGAATGGCATCTTTCTGATCTTCAGTTACGACACGCGAACCTAATTTGACATCGACATGAATAATGGGACCAGACAATATATTTTGATGGCTGTGTTCCAGTTTATATCGTAATTCACTTAGTAGCTCTTCTAAATCACACTCGTCATCCATCAGAAAAACCAGGCCATCCTTGATGCCTTTAATCATCACATGATTCGATTTTACTGTCATAAGCCTGTCCCTCCCATCTCAAACATTCGTGCCGAAGCGCAGCAGTTCCTTCTTTTCCCTGCAAAATGCAAAAACATTACGTCTTATCTTTACTTAGTGATCTATGTCGAGACAGCTTATCCAGCTGTTTACGCAAAGGTACATAGATAATAAGAGCAAATATAAAATGAATAAATACCGTAGGTATCATGTATTCTACAAGTGCCCAGTCATAGGAAACATGATTAAGCTGAAAGAGTTTGTATATAAAGAACAAAATCGTATCGAACAATAAACTGCCTAAAATGACAACCATCATCATAACAGGCATCGTCGTTCGCTGAGATTTAAAAATAAGACCTAGTAAATACGCGGCCAGTCCCATGGAAAAAGAATACGGGCCAATCATGTGTCCATAAAAAACAACATCATGCAGCAACCCGAAAATAATACCAAGGACTAATGCCGTATGTCTGTGATAGTACACGGTCACAAACAAGATCGCAATATACACTAAGTTATAACCGATCCGAGGCAGCAATGCATCCGGAATAATCCATGGCATGACCGTACCTTCCAGCACAAAGAGGAGGAACAACAGAATGATGAGTACCTGCTTCCGGCCTGCCATTATGGAGTAACCTCCGGAGGAATAACAACAAATACTTCCTTCCAGTCAGTGAAGTTTGCTGCTGGCTTAATATAGGCAACTTGGGCCAAGCCATATTCACTTACTTCTATATCTTTAACTTCACCAATAATCATATATTTCGGAAAACCTTCAATGATTCCAGAAGACATAATAATATCGTTCACTTTAATGTTGGAACTTTCCGAAATTTTGGTCATTTGCAGGTACCCAGTTTTCGGATCATATTTCTCAATCATACCAAATGTATTATTCTCTTTGCCTACGACGGTAGCTGCAATCGCATTTGCATCACTTGAGCTTGGATCGAGTGCGGTAAGAAGAGTGACGGTCGCAGTAAAGTTACTTACATGACTAATTGTACCTACCAGTCCATCAAGGGAGGTTACTGCCATTCCTTCCTTAATTCCTGCATTCTCACCGATGTCAATGTTCAGTACACGGTTGTTAGGATCCGAATTTACACTGATGACTTGTGCAGTCCGAAGTGTATAGTTATGTCTATTCTTCTGTTCTTCAGTGAACTTCAAATCTTCCTGAAGCCTTTGATTCGTCTCGGCGAGATTACCGTATCTAACAGAATCCTGTTTATACTGTGCAACTGCTGTTTTTAACTCTTCGTTTTCTTCCTGAAGTCTCTTCAGGTTGGCTATATCCTCAAAAAATCCGGAAACATAAGAGGCAGGTTTATAAAAAACTTGCTGTACAAATCCAACCATATCTTTGGTGAATTTCTCAGGCAAGGAAAGTCCTGCTCTTGACCCCACAGTGAAACCCATTAAAGCTATAAAAATAATGATACCAACAAGTAAAATAAACAATCTTTTGTTGCCAAGCCATTTAAACAGTTATAACACCCTCTTACATCCCTATTTCGTTATCATGTCTGATACTTAAAAAGGGAAAGCAAGTGTAGCGAGGCCAAAGGCCTGTTCTCTACTTTCTTGCGATCCCAACAGTAGCATCAACATAAAAAATGAATGGTGCATGATGCCATATTGCACCAACACCTACAGCCATACCGGCTCAGCTCGCGGCGGATGCAGCCAGCGGGCTGAAAGTATAAACTATCGCGGCTTAGCGTTTACTTCTTGATTTAAATAAATGAATATTATCCAGTGCTTTACCTGTACCAATCGCTACACAATCCAGAGGATTCTCAGCTACAATCACAGGCATGCCTGTTTCACCAGCAAGAAGCTTGTCCAGATTACGAAGAAGCGCACCTCCACCTGTTAGAACAATACCGCGATCCATGATATCGGCTGCGAGTTCTGGCGGACATTTCTCAAGTGTAACTTTCACTGCTTCTACAATAGAGCCTACTGTGTCTGCCAAAGCTTCGCTGATTTCATCAGATGTAATGGTAATCGTCTTAGGCAGTCCAGTAACAAGGTCACGACCACGAATCTCCATTGTCTCAACTTCATCCAGCGGAAGAGCTGAACCAACTTCCATTTTGAGCTGTTCTGATGTACGTTCACCAATCATCAGATTATACTGACGCTTGATGTATTGGATGATCGACTCATCCATCTCATCCCCTGCAACACGTACAGAACGACTTGTAACAATACCTCCAAGAGAGATAACTGCAACTTCCGTTGTACCTCCACCGATATCAACAACCATGCTGCCTGTTGGCTCCCATACCGGGAGATCAGCACCAATCGCAGCTGCGAATGGCTCTTCAATAGTGTAAGCTTCACGTGCACCTGCTTGTTTTGTTGCATCTTCTACTGCGCGCTGTTCAACAGCAGTAATACCGGAAGGTACACATACCATTACATTCGGATGACGATGGAAGAACGAACGCTGTTTTTGTGCTTGGCGAATAAAGTATTTAATCATTGTAGCTGTTGTATCAAAATCAGCAATAACGCCATCTTTCATTGGTCTAATCGCACGGATATTTCCTGGTGTACGACCAATCATCTTCTTGGCAGATTCTCCGACTGCCTCAATGACTTGTGTATCTGTACGTATAGCTACTACGGATGGTTCTCTTACGACAATTCCTTTTCCGCGGACATAAACGAGCGTATTCGCCGTTCCCAAGTCAATTCCCAAATCTTTTGTAAAGCCACCTAACATGCTGTAATCTCCCTTTCTTTTCCCTGCATTATTAACGTTGCTTGTTTCATGAGCAACTGCAACTTTATGATCCGATTCAATAAATAGCTAGATCAGAACACAAGGTATGTATTCTGTTATTCCGCTTATAAACCGTTAACGTACCACATTATATTATATGAACCCTTGTTCCTTCAAACTTACAAATTTTCCATCACCGATCACAACGTGATCCAAGACCTCAATTCCTACAATATCTCCTGCCTCAAGAAGACGCTTTGTGAGCTTGATAT from Paenibacillus polygoni encodes the following:
- a CDS encoding septum site-determining protein MinC — protein: MTVKSNHVMIKGIKDGLVFLMDDECDLEELLSELRYKLEHSHQNILSGPIIHVDVKLGSRVVTEDQKDAILQILKKKGNLLIRSIESPDAKNDHNDAKAITTITGIIRSGQVLHHEGNLLLLGDVNPGGTVSCTGHIFIMGALRGMAHAGSAGDEEAIISAAHFAPTQLRIAEVISRPPDEWEKREAGMEFAYLQNGQMQIDKTSNIVRLHRDFNAFKGV
- a CDS encoding M23 family metallopeptidase, yielding MDIKQNIKERRKERIRELLESETSHPEKNLLGFELTGQGLQQKQQPFEQPAERLFPYERIDQTDQTEEERDPEILWKQGYRGWGELPEESPPVRSGGFRRGFVRRLAVSVILFGAVMGAFKWDVSFLQPAKLFIADSLHREMDFSSAAVWYTEHFGGAPSFLPIFQNDDPSPLKVSASRKYMAPIQGTIAQPFAITMKGIEIVPDSNGGGIQQVQSMDAGRVIEVSNSPEAGTTIVIQHTATLTGIYGRLEETKLTVGSWVEEGDLIGQIPASTSKQDQTFYFALKEGDTYIDPTEVISFD
- the mreC gene encoding rod shape-determining protein MreC, with translation MFILLVGIIIFIALMGFTVGSRAGLSLPEKFTKDMVGFVQQVFYKPASYVSGFFEDIANLKRLQEENEELKTAVAQYKQDSVRYGNLAETNQRLQEDLKFTEEQKNRHNYTLRTAQVISVNSDPNNRVLNIDIGENAGIKEGMAVTSLDGLVGTISHVSNFTATVTLLTALDPSSSDANAIAATVVGKENNTFGMIEKYDPKTGYLQMTKISESSNIKVNDIIMSSGIIEGFPKYMIIGEVKDIEVSEYGLAQVAYIKPAANFTDWKEVFVVIPPEVTP
- the mreD gene encoding rod shape-determining protein MreD, with the protein product MAGRKQVLIILLFLLFVLEGTVMPWIIPDALLPRIGYNLVYIAILFVTVYYHRHTALVLGIIFGLLHDVVFYGHMIGPYSFSMGLAAYLLGLIFKSQRTTMPVMMMVVILGSLLFDTILFFIYKLFQLNHVSYDWALVEYMIPTVFIHFIFALIIYVPLRKQLDKLSRHRSLSKDKT
- the minD gene encoding septum site-determining protein MinD; protein product: MGEAIVVTSGKGGVGKTTSSANIGTALALLGKKVCLVDTDIGLRNLDVVMGLENRIIYDLVDVAEGRCRLGQALVKDKRFDELYMLPAAQTKDKNSISPDQVKDIVLELKKDFEYVIIDCPAGIEQGFKNAIAGADQAIVVTTPENAAVRDADRVIGLLESSHVKSPKLVVNRIRNNMVKSGDMLDIDSILQVLNIDLIGIVPDDELVIRAANSGEPTVMNPDSQAAMAYRNIARRILGDTVPLMMLEQKKGVFTRFKKFFGMG
- a CDS encoding M50 family metallopeptidase → MINVMGVQLSMHPVFVLLMMLSVATGQFIELITLFVIVFIHELGHASAAALLGIQVRSIQMLPFGGVAVIEDRGDLTAAKEILISLAGPLQNVIMMGAAVGMLSLHWWDGEFLIYFIQANAIIALFNLLPILPLDGGKIAQALISLFLPYYKTLVITYRLSIVASVVMIIISLSPLIMKESGKIELNILLMGCFLLYSGIEDYRNIPYRFVRFLVNRDKLFAYHLSSASLAQPIISIPAKPLDTILRLFKREKYHMIYVMNARGKIIGILPEQRIIESYFEKKG
- a CDS encoding rod shape-determining protein, whose amino-acid sequence is MLGGFTKDLGIDLGTANTLVYVRGKGIVVREPSVVAIRTDTQVIEAVGESAKKMIGRTPGNIRAIRPMKDGVIADFDTTATMIKYFIRQAQKQRSFFHRHPNVMVCVPSGITAVEQRAVEDATKQAGAREAYTIEEPFAAAIGADLPVWEPTGSMVVDIGGGTTEVAVISLGGIVTSRSVRVAGDEMDESIIQYIKRQYNLMIGERTSEQLKMEVGSALPLDEVETMEIRGRDLVTGLPKTITITSDEISEALADTVGSIVEAVKVTLEKCPPELAADIMDRGIVLTGGGALLRNLDKLLAGETGMPVIVAENPLDCVAIGTGKALDNIHLFKSRSKR